Below is a window of Mauremys mutica isolate MM-2020 ecotype Southern chromosome 11, ASM2049712v1, whole genome shotgun sequence DNA.
GTCCTATTTTCTGAAACGAGTATAAAGCATGCCCCAAGAAAAGCAGCAAGGAAAAATCCGGAATGACTGGAAGTCAACACTTATACTTTTCCTTTCAACCAATCTTATTTCCCTGTGCAGATACCAGACTGGACCAGAACTGCAATGACCCAGTTCAGAAAGCAGTTTGCAAATTAAAGGGACTCCTGAGGGGCAGTGTGACCCAAAGGGTTGTGATGCTGAAAGCATCCTGCCCCATCTGGTAAATTAAATGAATTTTTCCCTGCACTGTTAGACCTTAAAATGGTCACTGGTCGATGAACCACCAGGATAGAAATTATTTCTAAGTACTAAGAATCATTGTGGTTAGCAAGAAATGGGACTTGAAATCACATCACGGTGATTATCAGCCTGCCTTTCCTTGCATTACTGCCTACTGTCCACTCTCACTAGAACTATTATCCCAAGTATGTAATCTCATCTTCCAAAGTGACTTATATCAATGAGTCTACAGTTCATGCGTGCACTGGCTGCTAAGATTATGTTGTAATTTAAGTTATGGGAGAAGCAAGACTAATTTAAATGAAAGCCTGGGTCCCACCTCATTTATTTAGTTTTTCCAATATTGTATTTATTACATGTAAATTCTATAAAACTTCAACAGTTTCACACAAACCTTGAAAAGAAATCTCCTGATTGGTTCCCCTCTTCTCCAAGCAGTGCCTGCCTGTGTTGACCATAAGCAGCCCTTGCTTCCATAGTCCAGAGATGCTTCAGTGGTTCACTGGAgtaaaatgtggaaaatattggggaagggggagagagagagggaaagatgAGGTCCTTCATTGCGCTGCAACTCAGCAGGTTTATCAGCAAATTAATAGCATATACAACTGAAGTTTAATTGTTGGCTCTTCAGATTAACTCTTTTCAGGCTGATAGTGTTATTGACTTGCTTATATGAGTCCTGACTGCTACAGCTGCCCTGTATGTTGAATGCATGTGTGTAATGTATTTCAATTTACTTAGCGCAAGTCCCACTGTCTTTTTATAGAACATTGGTGGATTGAGAAATAAACCTATGGAGCCCAGTCGCTGCCTTCTGCACTACATAAATGAGCTCTGCTACTCTGTTCTCTCCCCCAGTGTGTTAATAGGCATTCGGCTGACAGCCTGCTGATAGGCACTTTGCTTCTGGTGTCAGTTTCACCTGGCattggtgcaggagcaggggattCAGAGCTTTACAACAGCTGCTTTTTGACCAACACAGCAGCCTCTCCTGATTCTCAAAGCAGCAGGTTTGAGTATCATCACAGGATCTCCCAGGAGCTGGCCACCTTTCTTCTACATTAAACATCAGCACTGCGACATCTTCAAACTATTGATCAGATCCAATTACTGCCAAAGGATGGATTTTAAAATGAATCATACGGAGCGCTTGAACGGCTGCACTGCTAACATCACCAAGGCTGTGCAAAACTTTTCCCTGCCTGGTAAGTAAATGAGTAGgtgaaaatatatatttgtgtatACTGTCAGGAGGTCTTATATACAGGGATAATTGCTGATCACTTTTCTCAAAGCTAAAAGTGATGCGACTGGGGCTATTATGAGTCTACTGTATAACTAAGGAGTATGTGCATTATATATACGCACACACGTGTATTTATATATGCATGCATCTggtgtgtgtgcatatacacaGACTCCTACATACATAGATATACACACGTACATATATTGTACACAAGGTGATACATGCATGTGTACCCACAAAAACAGATATGCTGTATCCAAACAAACCTAGATGTGCATATTCATGTGTATACTGTATCTatatgtatgtttgtgtgtgcgtGTACACATAAGTGCATATATATGTATAACTAAGTTTGCTGTATATAGTATATATCACTGTATGTGTACATACAGATACAAATGCACCTCTGTCTATGTGTGAGTGTAAATAGATTTGTACATATGTGTATAGGCATGTGTATGATATTAACACACCCACCACCTTATGTATGTGtggaaaatacattatttttatgttCCTATAAGCATATTATCATTGTTTTATTAGAAACCGGGATGTCCAGTCTGTAAAGCCCCCCATCTTCCCCTGCCCACGGCACACATGCCCTGATCTTTCTCTGCCTATGCTCTGTCTCTGCAGGTGAGCCCAGCACAGTAAGCTATGCTGACTTCTTCATGCCTGCCCTGTTTGGCATCATCTTCTTCCTAGGCATCATTGGTAACAGCCTGGTGATCTGCACAGTCTTTAAGAAATCCAGACCCAGGAGCAGTGTCCCAGATATCTTCATCATCAGCCTCTCCATGGTGGACCTGCTCTTCCTCTTGGGCATGCCCTTCCTCATTCACCAGCTGCTGGGCAATGGAGCCTGGCACTTTGGGGAAACCATGTGCACCATTATCACTGCTCTGGATGCCAACAGCCAGTTCACTAGCACCTACATTCTCACTGCCATGTCCATTGACCGCTACCTGGCCACCGTGTACCCTTTCACCTCCACTCGCTTCAGGAAGCCATTTGTGGCCATCCTGGTGATCTGCATGCTCTGGGCTCTCTCCTTCCTCAGCATCACCCCAGTGTGGATGTATGCCCGGCTCATCCCTCtgcctggggggctgctgggctgcGGGATTCAGCTTCCAGACCCGCAGAATGACATCTACTGGTATACTCTCTATCAGTTCTTCCTCGTCTTTGCCGTCCCCTTTACTCTCATCACTGTGGCCTACAGGAGGATTCTTCTCAGGATGGCCAAGTCCTCAGAGGCACTTACTGGCCAGAGGTGCACCAGGACCTGCACCAGGAAAGTGACACGTGTGGCCATTGCCATCTGCCTGGCCTTCTTCATCTGCTGGGCGCCTTACCATGTGCTACAGCTGGTGCAGTTAACCATGCACCACCCCACCCTGCCATTCTACTATGCCTACAACGTGGCCATCAGCATGGGCTATGCCAATAGCTGCCTCAACCCCTTCATCTACATCCTGCTAGGGCAGACCGTCCGCAGGAGGCTGCTGGTTTCCGTCAGGCCGGCTGCTGCAGGGGAAGAGGCTTCCCAGAATGGGGGCAATAGCGCACAGGGGGACCCCAGCGAGTCAGGACAGCCACTGCTGCACCTGGTGTCTGTCTCTGGCAGGTAAAGAGATCGGCAGCAGGTGGGAGATTCCCACACAGCCCAGAAAAGCCCTGGTGGTCTCATGTACTAACTATAGACATtccccaccaacacacacacagatgtttGGCTGAGTACCAATGGCTGTCTGTGGTGGGAGTGGTTCTTCTGCCCAGCTGATCTCTTGTGGCTGGAAACAGATTTCTGCAGTGTCAACATTTGGGCTGGGTTCTGTCTGGCACTGAACCAGTTCACGTTTGTCCTCTAAATTCTTCTTGGCTAGACGTGAATTACTTTCCCCCTGGCATATGAAAGACTTTTGCGCTCTTCATATATTCTCAATGGAAGGCCCAAGCACCAAAAATTTTAGTGTTGGCGTTAAATTCCATACAAGCAATGAGCCACAGCTTGGCTGAGAGGCACTTCCATTGGATCACGCTTGGCATGAATTTCAACTTGTTTTAAGTGTGTGAAGAATGAAGATGCCTTTAGATGAGCTCTGATCCTTCTCCCCTTGGGGGGCAGATCAGGAatctaatacattttaaagtaattCAACAATAGCATTTTCACTTCTCTATTTATATCGTTCCATCTGCATGCAATCATTAACCATGGCCAATATTGTAATCATTTTCTAGTGATCAAAGCCAGCTTTCTGCCAGCAACATCAGCTGTCCCAGAGCCAGAAGAATAATTTcaaatgcatttaaaattaaatctatGGATTGAAAATAGACAAAGAATGACTGTTCTGAACCGTATTATTATAGTACACCCACCAACATGACTTGAATGAATAGTTGTCACCAGGTCATCAAACCATTTCACAGTGGAAAATAATGATTGGACTCTATGCACATCATTACACAGAAATGTTTGCTGACACTGGCAGCACATCATGTCCACTTTCCTATCACCATAAAATTTCTCCAGCAGCAGGTAGCAATGCTTTGATGAACATAGATTTCCAAAGCATTAGGCCCAGGACTTTCAAACATTCTTTTGGGTGACTCTGTTTTTGGTGCCTAAtgtgagacaccttaaaggaacCCAATTTTTAGAAACTTCTAAAAAAGATCAGGCCTCTtaggtatctcaagttgggcacccaaaatcactagttttattttaatattggccatttttattattaaagcaGTAATGAATGTCTATGTCCATAGATATATGAGTGAATGGAAAAGACGGTAGTAACAGCAAAGTTTCCATAACACTCATTATTCCTATCATTGATCATCAGAAGACAGCTTTTCATAGTTTAAAAAActctttgctttttttaaaaaatatgatggTGGGTCCATAAACTCAGTACAAGGCAAAATAATTTACTTTAAAGACTCACACACTAAATCAGAATTTATCCTCATGTTTTATTAAGAACTTTACAGTATACACAATCCTCTGTCATGTGCCATAGCTCTTTATT
It encodes the following:
- the MCHR1 gene encoding melanin-concentrating hormone receptor 1; amino-acid sequence: MDFKMNHTERLNGCTANITKAVQNFSLPGEPSTVSYADFFMPALFGIIFFLGIIGNSLVICTVFKKSRPRSSVPDIFIISLSMVDLLFLLGMPFLIHQLLGNGAWHFGETMCTIITALDANSQFTSTYILTAMSIDRYLATVYPFTSTRFRKPFVAILVICMLWALSFLSITPVWMYARLIPLPGGLLGCGIQLPDPQNDIYWYTLYQFFLVFAVPFTLITVAYRRILLRMAKSSEALTGQRCTRTCTRKVTRVAIAICLAFFICWAPYHVLQLVQLTMHHPTLPFYYAYNVAISMGYANSCLNPFIYILLGQTVRRRLLVSVRPAAAGEEASQNGGNSAQGDPSESGQPLLHLVSVSGR